GCGAGCGCTTTAATATTGCAATCCAAGGCTTGAAAGAGCGGTACTTGGAAACAGCCGACCCAGCGCATATTGATGTATTAATTGATCGGGCTTATTTGCATCATCTCGATGATTTAATGCAAGTGTTTGAGGATGCAGCTTTGAAACGCTATATTCAAGTGAAGATTGATAGTCTTCAATCTTCAATGGTTCTACGTGCAATTCAGACTGGTCAAGGGGCAAACCATATTCGTGCCATACTGACTGACGGTGGAAGCATTAATGTAGAAGAGTATGTGCGTCTAGCTGATAGTAACTACGAAGAAGCAGTACTTGCTTTACAAGAGTCCGGCGCTTTTACACGAGCTGAAGAGCGTTTATCATTAGCTTCACGAGACTCATTGCGAGCATTTGAGAAAGCCTTAGATGATACTGTTACTCGAGATTATCTGTCAGAAGCTTCGATGGAAGTGTTTGGACCACTACCTTCAGTTGCGTTCTTAGAGGCTAAGGAGACGGAAGTGCGAAACATTCGCTTAATTTTGACATCTAAATTAAATGATATTGATCCAGCGCTAACAAGGGAGAGAATGAGGGAACATTATGCAGTATAAGATTGCGTTTGTTGGCGAGAAAGATATTGTATATCCTTTTGGCATGCTTGGTTTGGAGAGTTTCTACACACATGATGAGCAAGAAACGCGTCGTGTGGTGAATCAATTAGTTGAAGAGAACTTCGGTGTAATTTTTATTACGGAAGAAGCCTATAAGCATATTCCAGATATTATTGAGCGTTATGCCTCGCAATATATGCCAGCATTTATTCCGATACCGAGTGATTTCGATGAAGAAAGTATCGGACTGGCGCGTTTGGATGAAACGGTTAAAACCGCAACAGGTCAGAAGTTGTTTTAGAATGAGTAGCGTAATAATTTTACGCGGCTTTAAGAAGAACGGGAGTAAGCTGGCTTTACGCTCTAACATCTTTCGATATGAAATAGAGGATTGTAATATTCATAATATAATGTACTCAATCATCGATAATTAAAGTTTACTAACCTGTTTAATTTAACTATTATGATTAATGTATATTTATTATAATTATTCTCAAAATACTTAAAGGTAAGAAACTCAATTTGAAAAAAGATAATAAGCGTAATAATGATCAATACTATAACAAGTGAAAAACACACTACTTGTTTATAACATAATCTACAGTTGTTATGTGAAATAAATAGGTATATGACAATAATTCAAGCATGGTTGCCAGTAGTTACTCGGGCTGAAATAGAAGAGGATTTCAAATGTTAATTGGTATCCAAGTGTAGGAGGCATGTGATTTGGAAAAAGGAACGATTGTAAACGTTTCGGGCCCTTTGGTAATAGCTAAGGGACTGGATAACGCGAAAATTCGAGAAATATGTTATGTCGGTGAAATTGGCCTGATTGGTGAGATTATCCAAATTCGAGGGCCTTATACGTATATACAAGTTTATGAAGAAACATCAATGATTGGTCCAGGTGAGCTGGTTAAAGCAACAAGCCAACCCTTATCCGTTGAACTGGGTCCAGGTATGTTGAGTGGAATGTTTGATGGGATTCAGCGCCCGTTACGTAAGTTAGCTGAATTATCGGATAGCTCTTTCTTAAATCGAGGTGTAAATGTTCCAGCATTAGACCGAGAAACAAAGTGGCTTTTTGAACCTACAGTTACGGTTGGGACTCAGGTAGCTAGTGGTGACATTATTGGAGAAGTACAAGAGACAGGAACCTTGACCCATTATATTATGGTGCCATATGGCGTAGAAGGTGAACTTGTTTCGGTGAATCCAGGAGAACATACAGTGGCTGAGCCGATTTATTCGGTGCGGTTATCAGATGGCTCGGTGAAAGAGTTTAATATGATTCAAGTTTCACCAATCCGTCAAGCGCGTTCAGTTGAAACGAAACATCGACCATTGGAGCCATTGTTAACAGGACAACGGGTTATTGATACCTTGTTCCCGGTGGTTAAAGGTGGTGCGGCTGCTGTGCCTGGGCCTTTCGGAGCGGGTAAAACAGTGGTCCAACATCAAATTGCCAAATGGGCTGATGTGGATATTGTAATTTACATTGGTTGTGGTGAGCGGGGAAATGAGATGACAGAGGTTATTACTGATTTCCCTGAGTTGATTGATCCACATACGGGTAAGTCGATTATGGACCGAACGATTTTGATTGCGAATACGTCAGATATGCCGGTAGCGGCGCGCGAGGCGTCGATTTATACCGGGATTACGATTGCTGAGTATTTCCGGGATATGGGTTATTCGGTGGCAGTTATGGCCGACTCTACCTCGCGTTGGGCAGAGGCTTTACGTGAAATTTCAGGTCGTCTGGAAGAGATGCCTGGGGATGAAGGTTATCCGGCTTATCTTGGTAGTCGTTTGGCGGAATATTATGAGCGGGCTGGGAACTTTACCGTTCACGGCAAACCAGAACGTCAAGGGGATATTACAGCCATCGGAGCTGTTTCACCTCCAGGTGGAGATACGTCTGAACCGGTTACTCAGAATACGATGCGGGTTGTTAAAGTCTTCTGGGGCTTGGATGCAAACTTGTCGCGTAGACGGCACTTCCCAGCAATTAACTGGTTAACGTCTTATTCGCTTTATTCTGCGGATGTGAACCGAACTATTGGGGATCGTTATGGAATTGAGTGGAATGCCCTGGTTAATCGTCTGCGTAACATTCTTCAAGATGAGTCTGAATTGGAGGAAATTGTACGTTTAGTCGGAATTGAGGCACTTTCGGATGATGACCGCTTGAAACTGACGGTCGCAGCCATGATCCGGGTAGATTTCTTGCAACAGAATGCTTACGATGATGTGGATACTTATACGAATTTCGAAAAGCAATTAGAGATGATTCGGACGATTCTGCATTTCGACGATGAAGCTCGCGCAACTATGGAGCTTGGTGCCTCAGTTGATAGTATCTTGAAAGGTACAGTAGATGTGCGTGAGAAAGTTGCGCGGATGAAATATATAGATGATTCAACCGTAGCGCCATATGAAGCCATTCGTAATGAGATTGATGCAGCCATGAAGTCTGTATTACAAGCAGGGGGTGAATAATAGATGGTAAAAGTGTATAAAGGTATTACAGAAATTGTTGACCCCTTGATTACAGTCAAAGATGTATCCGGCGTGAAATTCGACGAGTTGGTTGACGTACAATTAGGTGATGGTACGAAGCGCCGAGGTCAGGTCTTAGAAGTACAAGAAGATAAGGCGGTTGTCCAACTATTTGAAGGAGCATCTAACTTAGCCAAAACCGATACCAAAGTCCGTTTCCTAGGCCATCCTTTGACTTTGGATGTGTCCTTGGATATGATTGGCCGTCGTTTTGACGGGATGGGGCGGGTTGCCGATAACGGTCCCGAGATTATGCCGGAGAAGTCTATAGATATTAATGGTAGTGCGATTAACCCTGTTATGCGACAGTATCCGAATGAGTTTGTCCAGACAGGTATTTCAGCAATTGATCACTTGAATACCCTAGTGCGTGGGCAAAAACTACCAATTTTCTCAGGATCAGGCTTACCCCATCAAGACTTAGCTGCCCAAATTGCGCGTCAAGCCACGGTTCGTGGTTCGGGGGAAAGTTTTGCGGTGGTTTTTGCGGCGATTGGGGTAACCTTTGAAGAAGCACAGTTCTTCATTGAAGACTTCGAACGCACCGGGGCGATCGACCGCTCAGTCGTCTTTGTTAACTTGGCTGACGATCCGGCCATTGAACGCTTGGCAGTGCCGAAAATGGCATTGACCGCAGCGGAATATTTAGCTTTTGAGCATGATATGCAGGTCTTGGTTATTATGACAGATATGACTAACTATGCTAACGCCTTGCGGGAAGTATCGGCAGCCCGCCGTGAAGTGCCGGGTCGTCGGGGTTATCCAGGCTACTTATATACGAACTTGGCGACGATTTATGAGCGCGCAGGACGGATTGAAGGCTCCAACGGTTCAGTGACCCAGATTCCAATTGTCACGATGCCGGAAGACGATATTACTCACCCGATTCCTGACTTGACCGGCTACATTACTGAAGGACAAATACTCCTGTCGCGTGAATTGGATAATAAAGGCATTCAGCCACCGATTGATGTTCTGCCAAGCTTGTCCCGTTTGAAAGACAACGGTATCGGCGAAGGCAAAACACGGGCAGATCATGCGTCTACGATGAACCAGATTTTCAGTGCATATGCCCAAGGGAAAGAGGCACGGAATTTGGCGTCAGTGCTAGGTGATTCGGCCTTAACTGAGACAGACTTGAAGTATCTAGCCTTCTCTGATGCCTTTGAGTCGCGTTATGTGAACCAAGGCTATCAAAATAATCGTAGTATCGAGGATACTTTAGCCTTAGGTTGGGAACTTTTATCAATTCTTCCGCAGACTGAATTGACACGTATAAGTGAGGAACATATTAAACAATACTTACCCCAAACAGAAGAGGAGTGAGTTAGGTGGCACGATTAAACGTCAACCCAACACGTATGGAGCTATCGCGTTTAAAAGAACGTCTTGCCCTTGCTAGTCGGGGACATGATTTGTTGAAAGATAAGCAAGACGGTCTTATGCGTTCTTTTATTAGTTTAGTCCGCCAGACTCATCAAGTTCGTCAAGAAGTGGAAGCGAGTCTAAAAAAAGGCACGCAAAATTTTGCCTTAGCCAAAGCTTTAGTTCATGAACATGAATTAGAACAGTTAGCTTTAATTCCGGCTTATGAGGAAGTAACGGTAGATGTACATAAGGAAAATATGCTGAGCGTAAATGTGCCGCGAATGTTTTTTGATCAATCAGTATTGGAAGAAGACGTTGAAATGAATTACGGTTATTTAGGTACGAATTCGGATATCGATGCTTCGATGCAGGAGTTTGCAGGGATTCTGCCAAAGTTATTAAAATTGGCAGAATTAGAGAAGCGAACACTGCTACTGGGAGATGAAATTGAGAAGACACGACGGCGAGTGAATGCTTTACGTGAGCGGACGATTCCAGATTTAGAGGAGACAATCCACTATATTGAATTGAAATTGGATGAGAATGAACGGGCCGAAATATCACGCTTAATGAAAATCAAAGACTTCGATGAAGCGGATGAGTTTTTATACGCTGTTGAGTAAAAGAATTAGAAGAGACAATGACTGGGATGATATGCTCCCCCTAAAGTAGACACTTAAAAAAGTAAATCTACTTTAGGGGGAGTTTTTGTGCGTTCAAATAAAAAGCATTCAGCTGAAGAATTAGAACAGTTTATCCAGCTCAACTTAGAAGGCGTTAGTTATCGTGAGCTAAAAGAATCCTATGGTCTCCTCATCTCTGAGAGTGTCTTCAAATGATATCGATTAAAATGCAGAATGCATGGCTTGTCAGTTTTACAGTCTCATAAACACAATCATACCTATCCTCAAAGTTCCAAAGAAGCTGTCGTCAAAGAATAACTTGAAACTCAAGCGCTTATCCAGCGATTGGCTCGAAAGTATCAAATACCTTCAGCAACGACTGTACGAGATTGGCTAATCAAGTATACTAAAGGAGAAGAAAATAAGGATTCCGCTCCTAAACCCGAGGTGTATACAATGAAAAGCCAGAAGAAAACACAAGCAGAAAAAATTGAGATTGTCAAAAATTATCTAGCAACTGAGATGTCCTATAGAGAAACTGCTGAGAAATATCAAGTATCTTACAACAATGTCTATTCTTGGGTTAAAAAGTACCGCAAGCATAGGCCGGATGGCCTCTTCGATGGTAGGGCAGGAAAAAACCTGACAGCATTCAAACAGAAGAAGAGAAGCTTAAAACAGAGATCGCTGCCTTAAAAAAATTGCAAGAAGTGGAAAGAGAGTTGCTGTTACAAGAACAAAATACCAAGCGGAATTCAAGGCGATTGAGAAACTTAAGCAAGAAGGATACAAAATAACCTATTTGTGCGAGGTTTTAGGAGTCAGTCGATCGGCTTACTACAAATGGTTGAAACGCGTTCCTTCGCCTTCCCAGTTGCGCTTGGAATGGCTGATGAAGCAAATCTAAGAAGCTTATGACAAACACAAAGGGATTTATGGCTATCGGCGCTTAACCATCTATCTGAATTATTATAGGACGCTAAGGTCAATCATAAGTGTGTGTACCGCTTAATGAAGCTGATGGGACTGAAAGCAGTTATCCGACGGAAACGCTATCAGTATCGACCCAGCACCCCTCAACATGTCGCTGAGAATGTGTTGAATCGGTCATTTGATCAGCCTTATAAACCTAGACAGATCCTCCTGACGGATGTGATCGAATTGAAATACGGGAAGACTTGTAAGGTCTATTTGAGTGCCGTCTTAGATTACGGGGAGAAGAAAATCATTGCCCGTCAGGTGTCTAAGCGCAACAATAATCAATTAGTAGCAGATACAGTCGTCCAAATTAAGGATGAAGTTATCCCAGGTGAAACCCTCTTTCATAGCGATCGAGGCTTTCAATATACTTCTCATTTATTTAAAGCCTTTGTGGACAGCATGAGTCAATCCAAAGCATTTCTCGGGTCGGGAAATGCCTCGATAATGAACCGATGGAGGCCTTTTGGGGCACCCTGAAAGAAGAGATGTATCGTTTGAAGACTTATGATAGATTTGAGGAACTTGAGGCAGATATCGCACGCTATATTGATTTCTACAATAATGAGCGAGTGACTTTAGATATGGGGCTTAAAATTCCAGCATAAGAAAAACCATGCCTGAATAAATCAAGCATGGTACAAAATAATGTTTTTTTGCCTGTCTACTTGACAGGGGCAGTTCAGGATAGGAGTTGTCTCTTTTTGTTATTTGCACTTTCGTAGATTGAACTTAGCTGGAATTATAGCTTAATTTAATGGAATTTTATTAATAGCAAAATTAGTTTGAATAGTGTATAGAACAAATAAACTGTTAAGTTTTGAGCATTTCATGCATATTAGTTGAGTTGTTGTTTAGCAGCTGTTAAAATAAAAAAGAAAGGGGAATGAATATGCCATTATTAAAGTTTGATATTGTAGAAGGACGTACTGAAGCAGAGATTACTGCTATATTGGATGCTGCCCATGAGGCTGTTTTGGAAGCTTTAGAAGTACCAGAACGTGACCGTTATCAGATTGTCACTCAACACAAACCATATGAGATGCAAATTTTGGATACAGGCTTAGGTATTGAGCGAAGTAAAGATATCGTTGTGATTACGGTTTTTAGTAATAAGCGGACGTATGATAAGAAAGAAGCCTTATATAAATTGTTGGTGAAGAAATTAGAATCAAAGGTGGGAATTTCTCCGACTGACGTTATGATTAGTATTTTTGAAAATTCTGATGAAGATTGGAGTTTTGCTAATGGAGTTGCCCAATTTATGACTGGTGATCTATAACGCTAAGAGTGGAAAGGAATTCTTTTTGCTTTATTAAAGAAGGATAATATGCGATTTAAACTTTGTTTACGGGATAGATGAATGTTCCTTACGAATAGAAAGGCCATATGTATTTAAACAAGTACATTGACACAAGCTAGGGACTATAATTAATCTTAAGCTATTTGGTAACTATATCGGAACATCTTAAAGTCATGGTTAATGCTATGGCTTTTTTGTTGATGTCAAATAAGCTTTTGTTATTTCGCCCGGTAGTATTTATTTATGATTTAGTTTTCACAAGCTAAAGATTTTTTCAATGAATTTTGCAAAAAATCAGCAGCCTCATGCCCGACAGCCGTGGCTTCCTTATTGTTCATCTATGAAATTTAGACTAAGGTTGTTGTATATGTCAAATGAAAAAGGGACCACCTTGCCGTTGAAAAAGGGACCACCCTTTGGATCAATGTAACGGCTTAGACTAGTTTTTGAAAAGTTAGTTAAGAAGAAAGTGTCTCAGCGTTTCATACCTCCTTTTGGCTGGCTTGCGCCTCCTTCCAGGCACTGGTCTGCTTCATCCGATAACTCTCCCCTCGCATGTCCACAACATGCGCCTTAAAGGCTAAACGATCCACCAGGGCTCCCGTTAAGGTCGGGTCTTTAAAGCATTCCTGCCAGCGATCAAAGGTAAGGTTCGTCGTAATCATTGTAGAGCCCTTTCCCATCCGATTAGAAAGAAGATTAAACAGAAGCTCAGCCCCGGCTTCATCAAAGGATAAATAACCTAATTCATCGACAATCAAGAGATCGACCTTATTTAATCGCTGTTTGAAGCGATAAAATTGACTTTGCGTGACGGCCTCTCTTAATTCAATAACAAGATTTGGGGCATTTACGAACTGTACATGATAATTCTGCAGACAGGCCTCCATGCCAAGACCAATGCTAAAATGCGTCTTCCCTGTTCCAGGGTTGCCAATAAGAATGACGTTCTGTTTCTCTTGAATAAAATTCAGGGTCTTTAATTCGCGTAGTTGTTGGCGAACACCTTCCTTAAACACTTTCTCGTCAAAGTCCATCAGGTACTTCTTTTGGCTAAACTTGGCCTGTCGAATCCTTCTTTGATAGCTTCGATTTCGACGTTGTTCCACCTCCTCTGTCAATATCTCTGTGAGGGCTTCTTCCAAATCCAGTCCGCGACTCGTATATTCCAGGAGCAGGTGTTGGTAATTTTCCTTCAGATAGGGAAGTTTTAGTTCATTAGCGGCTTCTGCGATTGTTAACATAAGCTTTCCTCCAAACCATAGAGAGCATTCAATTGATGGAGCGTTGCTTCTGTCTGATGAAGAATCGCCTCCTGATTTTTAGGAACACCCTCATTTTCCGTTGTGACACGTTGCACCAACTGATCATAGGCCAATTGCTGGCACAAAGCCTCTCCACTGAGGCTTTGGTATTTCTCAAGTTGTTCTATGAATTCTTTAGGGTGTCCGCTATAATATTTGTGATAGAGTGTTTCCAAGCCGGGGGTTTGTTGAAGAACCAGCGAGTGTTCCAGAGCACCAGGTTTCTTCTTGAGGGTTTTGATATAGTGACTGATATCAAGCCGAAACCCATGGGAACCCTCTATTTTATTATGCCTGGCCACTTCTTGTTCATTGGCATAAACCACGAGATAATCGGCATAAGCCTTGATCTGAACTCGCTGTCCTACCAAGTAGTCAGGGACAGAATACTGATTCTTCTGATAATGAATCGTGGCATACTTTGTGACGCTGAGCTGACAAAGTTCTGCCAGTTCAAAGGGAGGACGGTATTTAAGAAGGTGGCCTTTTTCTTCTTCCAAACGACTATCTTGATTCAAAGTCCGTAAGGACTCTTCCAAGTGCTGGCGAGCTTCAGCTAAAGATTGAAATTGATATTTTTTGGTGAAACAGTTTTGTCTGACATGCTTTACACGACTCTCCACTGTTCCCTTCTCATTCCCACTGAAGCAGTTGGTGACATTAATATTAAACCCATAATAAGAGGCTAATTGGATGAGTTGGGGGTTTAGCTCCTTTTCATTACGCCCAATAAAACGAGTGACCACATTCCTCATATTGTCATAGACAACCTCCGCATACACCCCACCCAGGTTTTCAAAAAATCGCACATGCGCATCCTGAAAGACAGCTTTTTTCTGGTTGGTATAGAGGTAAGCCCAGTAATAATCTGAAGCAGGGCTAGCCCACACAGCGAGATAATAGATTTTAACCACGCCCTCAATTTCTAATTTGACCTCTCCAAAATCGAACTCCACCCGTGCACCCAATGCATAATTTTGCTTGATAAAAGCCTCTTTAGCTTTCGCTTTCATTTTTGACCAGTAATGAGCGACTGTCCGGTATTTAATCGCATACCCTTCCTCTGCTAGGATTTCATAAACAGCCTTAGCCGTTAGTGCTTGTTTATGAGGTCCTAGCCTTCGATCCTTTTCTCTTTCTTTTTCCAGTAATTCGCTCATTCTAGCTTCCACCTCTGGTGTAAAGGTTCTTTTTTTCCGATTGGAAGTATCATATTTTCTTTCTAAGACTAATTGCTCGGTTGCTGCTTCGATTTCTTTCTCATTTTGAGCGTCATCCAAAGCATCTGTACCTGCTTGGTATCGATCCCTTATTCTTCGAACCGTTTTTCTATCAATGTCCATGTCTCTGCTAATTTTCCTAATGGATTCCCCATTTCTAAAACGGTGAATCACTTCGAATTCTTTATTGATACGAATCACTCCTTGGCACCTCCATCTATAATACGTTTATTATAGATGGGAAGGTATGGCAAGTGGTCCCTTTTTGAATAGCAATTTACCCCGAAGGTGGTCCCTTTTTAGATTACAACAAACAGTTGTGCCAGCTTTAGGCTACTTTACAGGTCGTGATGCTCGATTCCGTATAGGGTAGATAACCCTTCCTTCCATGAACTAACTCACAGATTGGAATCATCTCACTAGATTCAGTCGGGGCTGGTTTCTACGGAACTTTGCGGAGATTATATTTCGTTGGATGCCTTCTCCACGGGATCGTGTCACATTAGGATGGCAATCATCTTAGATAAGCTATGTTTCAATCACATTATGGGGGATATGGCTTCTACTCTATATAAGAAAGGAAGCTTAAAACATACTTGTTTTTGTCCACCCGATTATTATCTACCCGCTTGACTTCCTATTTCAAGATACTGTAATTGATATAAGTATTCAGTTTTCTGAAGGTAATATATTTCAAAAGCATAGTATAAACAGAAAACCTTGCAACTCTTGCTTAATGAGGGCAGAGTTACAAGGTTTTTTGTTAAAAGAGGAGGGTGATGACAGGGATAGTTATGATGGATAGGAGTGAAGTCATAAAGACCATTTGACTAGCAAATTGTGGATTATTGTCATAGTTGGCACTGAACATAGCAACGTATGATGCAGTTGGCATGGCAAGCATAATGACTGGAATTATAAGTTCATAGTCAGTGAAGCCAAGCGCTTTGAGTGTGAATAAAATAATAACAGGCACAAACAATAACTTGATAAAAGACTGGAAATAAAGTGTACTGTTCTGGAATGCAGCTTTTATATCTGAGCGTGACAGAATTAAACCTACTACAATCATCGCAAGCGGTGATGTTGCAGGACTCAAGGTTGTTAGAACGCTGTAAACTGGTTCAGGGACAGCCCATTGGTTCACAAAGAAGAGGAGTCCAATTAAGATTGATAAAATCCCAGGGCTGAATACAATTTTCTTCCAGTTGAATGTAACGGTGCCAGTGCTTCGGCGTCCAATCATGTATATACCAAGGGTCCACGAGACAATTTCAAAGATAAAGCCTGCCCCAATAACAGCATAGAAGAGAGCTTCATCGCCAAGCAGACTTTGGACAATTGGATAACCCATGAAAGATGTGTTTGATAGTAAACAGGCGACACGGTAGACATCTTGCTGGGCATCATCGAGGTTTAAAAAGGTGAATTTAGATGTAATTAGTCCAAAGAGGAACATTAGTAGATAACATACACCTACAATTGCGATGATGCTTCCGGCTTTTTGTAATCTTTCGGGCTGGTACTCTAGTTGCATAGCTAGAAAGATGGTGGCCGGCATGGTGATATACAAGACGAGGTTGGTTATGTCTTGTTGGCCTTTAGGTGAAATTAGTTTAGCCTTTCCAGCGAAGAAACCGATGATGATTAAAAGAAATAATACGAGAACCCGTTGGAGTGTTAGGAAAAAATCGAGTTGCATAGTACAGTCCTTTCTAGTGTTCATTGAGCCATTCAATAAGTTGTTGATATATTGGTATGCCTAAAGTATTGATGTGAGTACGATCGAAGTCATGGTCAGTGCTGTCTACTGGGATGAAATGGGTATTTGGTGCCTGCTTTGCAATTTGACTGGATTGTCTGAAGGGAACATCAGGGTCCCGGC
This region of Suicoccus acidiformans genomic DNA includes:
- a CDS encoding V-type ATPase subunit, with product MDALDFSQLNMAIRTEETRFLTQQQLEQMLDAANYEEALDVLSDTPYSQYIQEARQTQDYEAMVEAELERCYHLILAQAPSDAMRELYALSYDYHNIKILFKEMVAEADFSDHYVNIGSYPIHLFRRAVKSEVKSDLSERFNIAIQGLKERYLETADPAHIDVLIDRAYLHHLDDLMQVFEDAALKRYIQVKIDSLQSSMVLRAIQTGQGANHIRAILTDGGSINVEEYVRLADSNYEEAVLALQESGAFTRAEERLSLASRDSLRAFEKALDDTVTRDYLSEASMEVFGPLPSVAFLEAKETEVRNIRLILTSKLNDIDPALTRERMREHYAV
- a CDS encoding V-type ATP synthase subunit F, with the protein product MQYKIAFVGEKDIVYPFGMLGLESFYTHDEQETRRVVNQLVEENFGVIFITEEAYKHIPDIIERYASQYMPAFIPIPSDFDEESIGLARLDETVKTATGQKLF
- a CDS encoding V-type ATP synthase subunit A, which encodes MEKGTIVNVSGPLVIAKGLDNAKIREICYVGEIGLIGEIIQIRGPYTYIQVYEETSMIGPGELVKATSQPLSVELGPGMLSGMFDGIQRPLRKLAELSDSSFLNRGVNVPALDRETKWLFEPTVTVGTQVASGDIIGEVQETGTLTHYIMVPYGVEGELVSVNPGEHTVAEPIYSVRLSDGSVKEFNMIQVSPIRQARSVETKHRPLEPLLTGQRVIDTLFPVVKGGAAAVPGPFGAGKTVVQHQIAKWADVDIVIYIGCGERGNEMTEVITDFPELIDPHTGKSIMDRTILIANTSDMPVAAREASIYTGITIAEYFRDMGYSVAVMADSTSRWAEALREISGRLEEMPGDEGYPAYLGSRLAEYYERAGNFTVHGKPERQGDITAIGAVSPPGGDTSEPVTQNTMRVVKVFWGLDANLSRRRHFPAINWLTSYSLYSADVNRTIGDRYGIEWNALVNRLRNILQDESELEEIVRLVGIEALSDDDRLKLTVAAMIRVDFLQQNAYDDVDTYTNFEKQLEMIRTILHFDDEARATMELGASVDSILKGTVDVREKVARMKYIDDSTVAPYEAIRNEIDAAMKSVLQAGGE
- a CDS encoding V-type ATP synthase subunit B, which codes for MVKVYKGITEIVDPLITVKDVSGVKFDELVDVQLGDGTKRRGQVLEVQEDKAVVQLFEGASNLAKTDTKVRFLGHPLTLDVSLDMIGRRFDGMGRVADNGPEIMPEKSIDINGSAINPVMRQYPNEFVQTGISAIDHLNTLVRGQKLPIFSGSGLPHQDLAAQIARQATVRGSGESFAVVFAAIGVTFEEAQFFIEDFERTGAIDRSVVFVNLADDPAIERLAVPKMALTAAEYLAFEHDMQVLVIMTDMTNYANALREVSAARREVPGRRGYPGYLYTNLATIYERAGRIEGSNGSVTQIPIVTMPEDDITHPIPDLTGYITEGQILLSRELDNKGIQPPIDVLPSLSRLKDNGIGEGKTRADHASTMNQIFSAYAQGKEARNLASVLGDSALTETDLKYLAFSDAFESRYVNQGYQNNRSIEDTLALGWELLSILPQTELTRISEEHIKQYLPQTEEE
- a CDS encoding V-type ATP synthase subunit D, translated to MARLNVNPTRMELSRLKERLALASRGHDLLKDKQDGLMRSFISLVRQTHQVRQEVEASLKKGTQNFALAKALVHEHELEQLALIPAYEEVTVDVHKENMLSVNVPRMFFDQSVLEEDVEMNYGYLGTNSDIDASMQEFAGILPKLLKLAELEKRTLLLGDEIEKTRRRVNALRERTIPDLEETIHYIELKLDENERAEISRLMKIKDFDEADEFLYAVE
- a CDS encoding helix-turn-helix domain-containing protein, encoding MKSQKKTQAEKIEIVKNYLATEMSYRETAEKYQVSYNNVYSWVKKYRKHRPDGLFDGRAGKNLTAFKQKKRSLKQRSLP
- a CDS encoding helix-turn-helix domain-containing protein; amino-acid sequence: MARSGKRVAVTRTKYQAEFKAIEKLKQEGYKITYLCEVLGVSRSAYYKWLKRVPSPSQLRLEWLMKQI
- a CDS encoding DDE-type integrase/transposase/recombinase, with amino-acid sequence MGLKAVIRRKRYQYRPSTPQHVAENVLNRSFDQPYKPRQILLTDVIELKYGKTCKVYLSAVLDYGEKKIIARQVSKRNNNQLVADTVVQIKDEVIPGETLFHSDRGFQYTSHLFKAFVDSMSQSKAFLGSGNASIMNRWRPFGAP
- a CDS encoding IS3 family transposase translates to MEAFWGTLKEEMYRLKTYDRFEELEADIARYIDFYNNERVTLDMGLKIPA
- a CDS encoding tautomerase family protein, translated to MPLLKFDIVEGRTEAEITAILDAAHEAVLEALEVPERDRYQIVTQHKPYEMQILDTGLGIERSKDIVVITVFSNKRTYDKKEALYKLLVKKLESKVGISPTDVMISIFENSDEDWSFANGVAQFMTGDL
- the istB gene encoding IS21-like element helper ATPase IstB; translation: MLTIAEAANELKLPYLKENYQHLLLEYTSRGLDLEEALTEILTEEVEQRRNRSYQRRIRQAKFSQKKYLMDFDEKVFKEGVRQQLRELKTLNFIQEKQNVILIGNPGTGKTHFSIGLGMEACLQNYHVQFVNAPNLVIELREAVTQSQFYRFKQRLNKVDLLIVDELGYLSFDEAGAELLFNLLSNRMGKGSTMITTNLTFDRWQECFKDPTLTGALVDRLAFKAHVVDMRGESYRMKQTSAWKEAQASQKEV
- the istA gene encoding IS21 family transposase, translating into MIRINKEFEVIHRFRNGESIRKISRDMDIDRKTVRRIRDRYQAGTDALDDAQNEKEIEAATEQLVLERKYDTSNRKKRTFTPEVEARMSELLEKEREKDRRLGPHKQALTAKAVYEILAEEGYAIKYRTVAHYWSKMKAKAKEAFIKQNYALGARVEFDFGEVKLEIEGVVKIYYLAVWASPASDYYWAYLYTNQKKAVFQDAHVRFFENLGGVYAEVVYDNMRNVVTRFIGRNEKELNPQLIQLASYYGFNINVTNCFSGNEKGTVESRVKHVRQNCFTKKYQFQSLAEARQHLEESLRTLNQDSRLEEEKGHLLKYRPPFELAELCQLSVTKYATIHYQKNQYSVPDYLVGQRVQIKAYADYLVVYANEQEVARHNKIEGSHGFRLDISHYIKTLKKKPGALEHSLVLQQTPGLETLYHKYYSGHPKEFIEQLEKYQSLSGEALCQQLAYDQLVQRVTTENEGVPKNQEAILHQTEATLHQLNALYGLEESLC
- a CDS encoding AEC family transporter; amino-acid sequence: MQLDFFLTLQRVLVLFLLIIIGFFAGKAKLISPKGQQDITNLVLYITMPATIFLAMQLEYQPERLQKAGSIIAIVGVCYLLMFLFGLITSKFTFLNLDDAQQDVYRVACLLSNTSFMGYPIVQSLLGDEALFYAVIGAGFIFEIVSWTLGIYMIGRRSTGTVTFNWKKIVFSPGILSILIGLLFFVNQWAVPEPVYSVLTTLSPATSPLAMIVVGLILSRSDIKAAFQNSTLYFQSFIKLLFVPVIILFTLKALGFTDYELIIPVIMLAMPTASYVAMFSANYDNNPQFASQMVFMTSLLSIITIPVITLLF